The region ATGAATGGCCAGGAACTGGCGACGGCCGTGCAATACCATGCGGGCGTGGTCATCATCGTCTTCAATAACCAGATGTTCGGCACCATCCGCATGCACCAGGAGCGCGACTACCCGGGCCGCGTGTCGGGCACGACCCTGCACAACCCGGATTTCGCGGCGCTGGCGCAAGCGTATGGCGCGCATGGCGAAGTGGTGAATACGACGGAAGAGTTCGCTCCTGCCCTGCAGCGGGCGCTCGCGCATGCCAAGGCGCACAGCCTGCCGGCCTTGATCGAGCTGCGCTACGACGGCAACCTGATCACGCCGAACGCGACGCTGGCCACCATCCGCGCCACGGCGGAAAAGGCGCAGGCGGCGAAGTAAGCAGTCGATTGCAGCAGAAATCACAAAGGCCCGGTCACCACCGGGCCTTTTTCATGGCGTCACGACACTATCAGGCTGCCGGCGCCAGCGAACTCTCGGGCACGGCTTCCGCTGCCGGCGCCGGTTCGGCGGGCACTTCCGGCATGGGCGGGCATGGCGTGCAATTTTTCAGCGGACGGCCAAAGTCGCGCACGCGGCTCAGCTTCATCGGCATGCGCACGTTGCCGCCGCAATAATCGCCTTCCAGGGTCAGGGTTTGCCCATCCTTCGAGAACTTGCCGACGATGGTGCGCTCTTCGCTGTCCGCGCCGGCGATGGTGAAGTCGAAGGCGCCCGTGGCGGCATCGAGGTTGACGTCACTGGCCACGATGGGCCAGCTCAGGGCCCCTGCCGTGAATTCATAGATGACGGAATCGGCTTCGGCGAAGCGATGCAGGGTGACGCGCTGGCCGCCGATCTCGCCGCTGTCCTTTTGCAGGCACAGGTCCGAATACACGGTCACGCCATAACGCTCCAGCCCGGCCGGCTTCCTTGCCTTGGCCGCGGCAAAGGCGGCGCCAGTGGCGCCGACCAGCAGCAGTGCGGCCAGCATGGCGGCCAGGCGTGGCGATTTGAATGGGTACATGGCATTCCTCTACTTTAGTAACGGCAACATTATAACTGGCGCCGCACATGCAAAAACGCGCCGCCAGGACTAGCCTGGAGACGCGTTTCTTTGCTGATAGGCACCCCCGAAGGGATGCCTGCAGCGGTACTAAGCTTCGCTTGCGCGAATATTAGAACGAGTGACGAACGCCAACGTTGAAGGCTTTGTCGCCCGTACCAACATTGGCGTTGTTGCCAACGGTGTAGCCAGCGAAGTTTTTGTTCTTGATTTTAGCGTACGAAGCGTAGGTGCTGGTGCGCTTCGACAGAGCGTACGAGTAGCCCAGTGCCCATTGATCAGCGTCAGCATTCGCGTTGGTTTTGTCGTTCGTGCGGATGAACGAAGCCATTACGGTGCCAGCTGGGCCAACAGGTACGGTTGCGCCAACCAGGATGTTGTTGCTGTCGGTGCTAGCACCAGCCGAAACGTAGTTGAAGGCATTGACGGCGCCGTTGTTACGGATGCCGCTGTTGTTGCCTTTGTTCACGCCGTAAGCGACGTAAGCTTTTGCAACTGCGAAATCGTAGTTAACAGCAGCCAGGTAGTTACGGCCGCTGCCTTGTTCGATGGTCGCGGTGTCGTTGCTGGTGTTGTTGTAAGCCAGACGTGCGTTCAGAGGACCGTTCGAGTAGCCAGCCGACGCGCCGATTTTGCGGCCGATTTTGTTCGAATCAGCGTTTTCGCCGAAGGTGTAAGCCACGTCAGCGTCAAAGCCGTTGAAGTTTGGCGAGGTGTACAGCACGGTGTTGCTGGTGCGGGTGTTCGCTGGGAACAAGTTCTTAGCGGAACCAGCGTAGCCAGCTGCGAATGGATCAGCAACTTTCGACAGGGTGTTGTACCAAGGGGTGTATTGACGACCCAGGGTCAGCGTACCAGCCGTTTTGCTGCTCAGACCAACGTAAGCTTGACGGTTGAACAGGCTGCCTGCAACGTCTTGTTGACCGTTGTCAACGCCGAAGCCCGATTCCAGAACGAACAGTGCCGACAGGCCGCTGCCCAGATCTTCGGTGCCTTTGAAGCCGATACGCGATGCCGAAGCAATGCCGCTGTCCAGTTTGTTAACGTTGCCGTTAACGCCGCCGCGCTCGCTGACGAAACCAGCGTCAACGGTACCGTAGATTACGACGCTCGATTGAGCTTGGGCTACGCCGGTGGCTGCTGCCAGAACTGCCAGGGTGATCAGAGTTTTTTTCATTGCAATTTCCTTTAATTTTTGAAGCAAAAAGTAATACAGCCTATGCATCTCGAGCTGCGCTCTAACAGAGCGCTTTTTATGAGTGAGGGCAAGGTCTCCACCTGCCACATTGCTGTTCCGGTCAGAGGAACAATTCATATCGGTATCGGCACGCTATTGCACCGATAAGCTAGAAGGCTGCATAACGACCGTATTTTCGTGCGCCGGTTCGGTGCTCAAAGGGCACCGGAAGCGGCACTATAACGACCGTTTCACATTCCATCAAGTTCCAACATGTTACTTCCGGTACCAGGCCAGGGGCTTTTTCAGGCATCCCAACCATCGCCAACCGTACTACGCGACAGAGCCAGTGCCCCTTGCCAATCAATGCATTGGCCTGATTGACCATTCCATCATAGCGCATGCCTTGTCGACACCCGTTGTATTAGTGCAACAGTATCAGGCGCATGATTAAAACATCAACATGCTTTACCCACCATCGGCCGTCCAAGATTTACGCGACAAAGCGCACAATTTGTAAGGTGATAATGGATAAACGGGACGAAGCATACACCGCATCGCCAATGTTTGCTGCCGGATGCCCAAAAACGGGAATTATTACGTCCCATTTTGGTGCGTTGCCGCATTATTCAGGGGCGTAGGGCAGAATTTCGGCGTCGGCGCGCGCATGGAAAAAATAGGCAGAGTGACAATGGAATTACTGACTTTCCGGTAATTTAAATTGCCTACCTAGAAATGTTTTCCATGCTTTCCGGTTCTTTTGCCTGTTGCCCGCGAGGTGGCGATATCGGCGTCTCTTGCTTGCCAATTCCGCATCACTTGAAACAATTTCTTACAATGTTGCCTTCTAAATATTTTGATAGTTTTGTGTCAAAAAAACGACACATTGATCGAGATCAAGCCTTTTCGGCGTCCCTCGCAGCGTATTTGCTTTTTCTTTTGAGTAATGTTTGCTTAAAAGCGCCACGCAGCAGCGCTAGCGTCGCCCTGCGCGTTTCAGCATGCGCATGAACCCGCCAAGCAGCGGCAGCTTTTCATACAATTCCTCGGCCACATCCCAATAGTCGCGGTGCTGCACTACCCTGCCCTGCGTATCGAAACGGATATGGGTGGCACCGCGAATACATTGCTCGCCAGCTAAGCGGCGCTTCATGCGGAAACGGAACTCCCAGGTGAGGAACGCTTGCCTGCCCTGTCCCATGCTGTCGAGCACGATAAAACGCGGGGCATCGACTTGCACGAACATGTGCTCGAAGATGGCCAGGATGGCCGCATGCCCCACGACGTCGTTGAACGGATCCTTGAAACAGGCGTCCGGCGCGTACACGGCGCCCAGCTGGGCCAGATTCTCCAGGCTCAGGTGCTCGTAAAACGCCACCAGCCGCGCCAGCGGGCCCTCCACGCTTGCCGTCTGCGTCATGCTCGCTTCTCCTGTCATAAGCCGGTCACCTTGCGGATCAGCCAAAAATAAGCGCGGTACGGCAACAGCCGCGCCAGACGCATGGCATTGGTAAAACGCTTGGGGAAATGGATATGGAACTGGCCCCGCTCGATGCCGTCGAGCATGGCGGCGGCCGCGTCCCGGGCCGTCATCAGCGCGGGCATGGCGAAGTCATTGCCGGCCGTCAGTGGCGTAGCGACGAAACCGGGGTTGATTTGATACACATCAATGCCACGCCCGTGCAGGTCCAGGTACAGCGACTCCGTCAAATTGATCAGCGCCGCCTTGCTGGCGCCATACGCTAGCGCTTGCGGCAAGCCGCCATAGCCGGCCACCGAGGCGACGATGCCGATGCCGCCACGGCCCTGGCGCAACAGCCACGGCAAGGCCACGTCCAGGCAATTGAAGACGCCGCCGACATTCAGCGCCAGCAGGCCCTGCGCCGCGGCCAGGTCAAAGGTGTCGGCGCGCATGGCCTGATAGCCGCCGGCCACCACCAGTATCAGGTCGATCTGCGGCCAATGCCGCGCCAGCTCCGCCCAAACGGCCCGCAGCTGCACGGGCTGGGTAATGTCGAGCGGCAAGGCCAACGCCAGCGGCTGGCCCACGCACAGCAGCTCCAGGCTGGCGCGATGGCGGGCCGACAAGGCCACGCTGGCCCCCTGCTCCAGCAGCAAGGTGGCGCAGGCGGCGCCGATGCCGCTGGACGCGCCGATGACCCACACGCGCTTGCCGGCCCAGTTATCTATCTTGCCATTCATGGCGCCGCCTTTGGACAGGATTTGGCACCGCCGGTGCTGGCGGCGCAGAAACAGCTCACGAAACGCATGCGCGATGCTCCATATGCCCACTATCGCTATATATATGTTGCAAGGGCGCACGCCACAACAGCAGCGCCGCCAGCAGCTTCAGGGCGCAGGGCAGCAAGGCATAGGTGGCCGACAGGGCCGGCAAGCCGCCGTCCCGCCCCGGCACATAGCCGAGCCAGGCCAGCAAGGGCAAGACGATGCCGGCCGCCAGCGCCAGGCTCATTTGCACACCCCAGTTCCACCAGCCGAAATATGCCGCCTCCTGCCTGCCGGCATGGCCCGCCACGCCGATCAGCCCCGCCAGCAGGGCCGGCGGCAAGGCCAGGTCGGCGCCCAGCGCCAGGCCGGACAGCAGGCAAATCGCGGCGAAACCCCAGGCGGCGCCTGCGTCGAGGCCATACGCCCAGACAAACACGCTTGCCGCCAGCAGCATGGCGCCGCGCCAGGCGCGCGCCTCGCCATAGCGGCGGGCCAGGGCCACCCACGCGGGCATCGAGGCGGCCGCCGCACAAAAATAAACGATCAGGAAAGGTCCGGCGTAATGGCCGAGACGCAAATAATCGCCGGCAAAGAACAGGAACAGGGTGGCGGGAATGGCCGCCGCGACGCCATTGACGAGCAGGATGGCAAAGAGCCAGCGAAACGCGCGCTGGCGCCATGGCGCGCGCCAGGCGCCAGCGGGCAGCGCCGCCGAGTCGCGGCGCAGGGCCGGACGCGGCGCGCGCGCCAGCAGCAAGGCGCCGGCCATCAGCAGGCAGGCGGCAAAGGCCAGCGACAGGCCTTCATAGCCAAGCACGGACGTCAGCCCGGCCGCCAGGATCACGCCGACCAGGCCGCAGCCTTCGCGCACGGCCGTGACGCGCGTGCGCTGCGCGCGCGCCTGGCTCAGCGCCGCGCCCCAGCTCTGGTGGGCGATGCTGGCCAGGCCATAGGCGGCGTAGACGAGCAGCAAGGCGGCCAGGAACCAGGCCAGGGTGGCCGCTTCCGGCAAGGCGGGCGGATGAAACAGGGCGCCAAAACCCAGCAGCAGCAAGGGCAGCGACACGCCTATGAGCTCGGCATAGCTGTGCCGGCCATGCGCCATCCACGCGCCCAGGGCCGGGTCGATGAAAGCGGCGCCGATGCGCGCGGCCAGCAGCACGGCGCCGATCTGCGCCAGGTCCAGGTTGCTGCGCTGCGCATAAAACGGCGCCACATATATATAGATGGGCAACGCCAGCATGGCCAGCGGCAAGCCGAACAGGCCATAGCTGAACAAGGCGGGCAAGTCCAGCGCGCTGGCCCTGGTGCTCATGGCAGCGGCGCCGCACTCCGCAGCAAGGCCGCGCGCAGCTGCGGCGCCGTGCTCGATGGCGAGAGCCAGATGGCGAAGAAGGCGCGCGCGAAGTCGCCATCGGTCACATCGGCCAGCACCTGGCCATCGAGATAGAAACGCACGCCGGGCGCGATGCCGGCCCGGTAGGCGCCCGCGATGCGCTGGCCTTCCTTGACGTCAGGAAAGATGCGCTGCATGGTGGCCAGCCAGGCCAGCCGCTGCTGTTGCGTGCCCACGCCCAGCTTTTGCATCTGTTCATGGCTGGCCTCGGCGATCTTCTTGCCGTCGAGCGCACGCGCGTAGCGCAATTCCAGCACGAAGGGCGCCGTTTCGGACGCCGCGCCCTGGTAGCCGCGCGGCCCCACCCATAGTTGCGCCCGATAAATACGCATGCCGAACCACGTGTAGTCGCCCTCGCCGGCCAAACGGGCCTCGGGCACATCCGTGCTGACAAAGGCCGGCGGCGCGGCCCTGGCGCCCAGCATGGTCAATGAGAGCAAAGCGAGGACAAGAAAACGGCGCATGGTCAGTCCTTGATCAGGGTAAATTGCATCACATCCGTGTTGCGGGCCTCGAAGGCGGCCTCGCAGTACGCCAGGTAAAACTCCCAGGTCAGCAGGAAGCGGCCATCGAAACCCTGCCTGTCCAGCGCCGCGCGCTGCGCCAGGAAGCTGGCGCGCCACTGGCGCAAGGTTTCCGCATAGTCGAGGCCAAAGCTGAAGGCGTCCACCACGCGCAAGCCCTGCGCCTCGGCGGCGCGGCAAAACTCGGCCGGCGAAGGCAGCATGCCGCCCGGAAAAATATACTGCTGGATGAAATCCGTGCTCTTGCTGTAGCGCTCGAACAAGGCGTCGGCGATGACGATGGTCTGGATGCAGGCCCGTCCGCCCCGCTTCAGGTTGCGCGCCACGCAGTCGAAATAGCCGGGCCAGTAGCTTTGCCCCACGGCTTCGAACATCTCGATCGAGGCGATGGCGTCGTACTGTCCATGGCTGTCGCGGTAGTCGCACAGCTGCAGGTCGGCCTGCGCCGCCAGCCCCGCGACGTGCAGGCGCTGGCGCGCGTATGCGAGTTGTTCGGTGGATAAGGTCAGCCCCGTCACATGGACGCCATGGTCGCGCGCCGCCGTTTCCGCAAAACCGCCCCAGCCGCAGCCGATTTCCAGTACGCGCTGGCCCGGCTGCAGCCGCAGCTGGCCGGCGATACGCGCGTATTTCGCCGCCTGCGCCTGTTGCAGGCTGGCGCCCTCGCTGAACAGGGCGCTCGAATACGTCATCGACGGGTCCAGCCACAACTGATAAAAGGCATTGCCGATGTCGTAATGGGCATGGATATTCTTCTTGCTGCCCGCGCGGGAATTGCGGTTGAGCACATGCCGGACCTTATACATCAGATTGCCCCACCAATTGCCGTAGATCAGGGACTCGATCTGCGCACGGTTGCGTACCATCAATTCGATCAGGCCCGGCAAGTTGTCCGTGCGCCAGTCGCCGGCGATGAAGGTTTCGGCAAAGCCGATGTCGCCCGAACGCAGGACGGCCGCGCACAGGCGCCAGTTATGCAAGTCCAGCGTGACGGGGTGGCCGCCGTCGCCATACAGCAAGACGCTGCCATCGGGCGTGCGCAGGCGCAAGGCGCCAAATTGCAATTCTTGCAGCAGGCGCAAGATCATGCGCGCGGCGGCGGGCACGCGAACGTGCTCAAGGGGCTGGCTGCTGCGCGCATCGAGGCTGGTTGGCAGGGAATCGGAGCTCATCGGGACACCTTTTCTTGTGGGGGAAGCGGTTTGCTGAAGAAAGGCACGCGGCGCAGCCACAGGCGCAGCGCCTGCCAATGGATGCGCGCCATCACGCCCAAGGTCATCAGTGGATAGCGCAGCAAGGCCCAGGCGATGGCGGCATCGCGCAGCGGCTGCGCCGTGCCGGACAAGCTCGTCTGTAGCAACGGGCCATCGAGGTCGTCGTAATCGACCTTCGCCAGGTGGCGTTCGCCATCCTTGCCGCTGCTGCGCAGGAAACGGAAGCGATACTGGCCTTCCACCTTGCAAAACGGCGAAACGTGGAAAATCTTACTGGCGCGCAACTCGCTGCCATACGCGATCGCTGCGCCCTGCTCCAGCAGATACAGGTGGCGCTCGCCGAAGGTATTGCGCACGTCGCACAGCACGGCGCGCAGCGCGCCATCGGCACGATGGCAAAACCAGAAACTGACGGGATTGAAGACATAGCCGAACACGCGCGGCATGGCTTGCAGCCAGATTTCCCCATCGGCATCGAGCACGCCATGCTGGCGCAGCAAGCCATCTATCCATTCGAGCAGCGGCGTGCTGCCGTCGCCATGGTCGCTGTCGCGGAAGGACAGCGCATTGGCGCGGTTGCGCGCGATCAGGCGGGCGGGGAAATCGTGGGCGCCCATGCTGCGCAAGGGCAGGCGCAGATAAAACATGCCGTAGCTGAACGCATGCGCGCGCGGCCGCAGCCGCGCATGGCGCACCAGCCCCAGGCACAGCTGCGGCTGCGACATGGCCGGCAAGGCGGGATCACGCGGCACGACCGAGCTCCGCCGCCGCCATGCCGTTCAGCGCCTCGGCCACCGCCAGGCCCGACCTCAAGCCGTCCTCATGGAAGCCGTAGCCCGTCCAGGCGCCCGCGAACCACGTATGCTGCGCGCCCTGGAAAGCGGCCAGGCGCGCCTGCGCGGCGATGGCCGCGCCATCGAACACGGGATGGGCATAGGAAAACGCGTCGATGACGCTGGCCGGATCGGGCTCGTCGAGCGGATTGAGCGAGACGATGACGGGCGTGGTGAACGGCAGCGGCTGCAGCTGGTTCAACAGATAGTGCACGCACACTTGCGGCGCCTCGCCAGCGGCCACCGCCCGGCCCTGGTAATTCCAGGCCGACCAGGCCTTGCGGCGCCGCGGCAGGCAGGATGCGTCCGTGTGCAGCACGGCCCGGTTCGGCTGGTAGCGCACGGCGGCAAGCACGCCACGTTCATCGTCGCGCAAGTCGGCCAGCAAGGCCAGCGACTGGTCGCTGTGGCAAGCGAGCACGACATGGTCGACATGGTCGATGCCGGCGGCCGTGTGCAATTCGACCATGCGGGCGCCGCCGTGCGGCTGGCGGCGCACGGCCAGCACGGGACACGCGAGGCGCTGCTGCGGGATACCGGCCAGCAATTTCTCCACATACACGCGCGCGCCGCCGCGCACCGTGCGCCACTGGGGCCGGTCGTTGACTTGCAGCAAACCGTGGTTGTGGCAAAAACGGATGAAGGTGGCCAGCGGAAAGGCCAGCATCTGGCGCGCCGGGCACGACCAGATGCAGGCGGCCATCGGCAACAGATACCAGTGGCGAAATTCGCTGCCATAACCGTGCAGGTCGAGAAATTCGCCCAGCGACAGGGCCGGCGCCGGCAGCGCGGCCGTGGCCAGCGCGCTGGCTTGCCGGTTGAAACGCACGATGTCGCGCAGCATGCGCAGGAAGGCGGGACGCAGCAGGTTGCCGCGCTGGGCAAACACGGTATCGAGGCTGGCGCCGGCCCATTCCAGCACGCGCGCACAGGGCGAGGTTCCCAGCGGCATTTTCACGGAAAACGACATGTCGCTGTCGGCCGCTTCCACGCCGAGCTCGTCGAACAGCCGCACGAGCTGCGGATAGGTGGCGTGGTTAAAGACGAGAAAACCCGTGTCGACGCCATGCGTGGCGCCGTCGAGCGTGACGTCGACTGTATGGCTGTGGCCGCCGAAATAGGCGCCCGCCTCATACAGGGTGACATCCTGGCCAGCCTGCGCCAGCCGATAGGCACACGACAGGCCTGCGATTCCCGCACCGACGACGGCGATTTTCATGGTTGCACCCGTATTAGTTTGTCCTGGACAAAACTACCTGGACCGATAATCAGTTAAATATTGAGCTATGTCAACAATGGCTTGCGCGCTTCATGAACTTATACGCAAGCCTTTCCCAATCGGATTCAGCTATTTATACGGGGCAAGGGAAGGCGTAGAATGCACACCACGTTCTTTCGGTATGCGAGCAAGCCCCTGGTATGGACACTGACCTGCAAGCACTGCAACCACCTTCCGCCTTCAGCATCAGCGATGTCGAGCGCGATACCGGGCTGGCCAAGGAAACCTTGCGTGTCTGGGAGCGCCGCTACGCCTTTCCCCAGCCGCAACGGGATGCCTTTGGCGAACGCAGCTACCCGGCCGAGCAGGTGCAAAAACTGCGCATGGTGAAGCGCTTGCTGGACTTGGGCTTTCGCCCCGGCAAGATCATGCAGCACAGCACCTTGCAGCTGCAGCAACTGGCCAGTGCCGGTGCGGCGCCTCCCCAGCAGGCGCAACCGCAACTCGAGCACTACCTGGCGCTGTGCCGCAGCCACCAGATGACGGAGCTGGGCGACGCCTTGCGCCAGGCGCTGGCCAGGCTGGGCTTGAAGGCCTTCACCGTCGACATCATCGCGCCGCTGACGGCCATGGTGGGCGAAGCGTGGGCCTGCGGCGAGCTGGCCGTGTACGAGGAGCATCTGTATAGCGAAACCTTGCAAACG is a window of Janthinobacterium sp. 1_2014MBL_MicDiv DNA encoding:
- a CDS encoding porin; this translates as MKKTLITLAVLAAATGVAQAQSSVVIYGTVDAGFVSERGGVNGNVNKLDSGIASASRIGFKGTEDLGSGLSALFVLESGFGVDNGQQDVAGSLFNRQAYVGLSSKTAGTLTLGRQYTPWYNTLSKVADPFAAGYAGSAKNLFPANTRTSNTVLYTSPNFNGFDADVAYTFGENADSNKIGRKIGASAGYSNGPLNARLAYNNTSNDTATIEQGSGRNYLAAVNYDFAVAKAYVAYGVNKGNNSGIRNNGAVNAFNYVSAGASTDSNNILVGATVPVGPAGTVMASFIRTNDKTNANADADQWALGYSYALSKRTSTYASYAKIKNKNFAGYTVGNNANVGTGDKAFNVGVRHSF
- a CDS encoding nuclear transport factor 2 family protein, producing the protein MTQTASVEGPLARLVAFYEHLSLENLAQLGAVYAPDACFKDPFNDVVGHAAILAIFEHMFVQVDAPRFIVLDSMGQGRQAFLTWEFRFRMKRRLAGEQCIRGATHIRFDTQGRVVQHRDYWDVAEELYEKLPLLGGFMRMLKRAGRR
- a CDS encoding SDR family NAD(P)-dependent oxidoreductase, coding for MNGKIDNWAGKRVWVIGASSGIGAACATLLLEQGASVALSARHRASLELLCVGQPLALALPLDITQPVQLRAVWAELARHWPQIDLILVVAGGYQAMRADTFDLAAAQGLLALNVGGVFNCLDVALPWLLRQGRGGIGIVASVAGYGGLPQALAYGASKAALINLTESLYLDLHGRGIDVYQINPGFVATPLTAGNDFAMPALMTARDAAAAMLDGIERGQFHIHFPKRFTNAMRLARLLPYRAYFWLIRKVTGL
- a CDS encoding MFS transporter, whose amino-acid sequence is MSTRASALDLPALFSYGLFGLPLAMLALPIYIYVAPFYAQRSNLDLAQIGAVLLAARIGAAFIDPALGAWMAHGRHSYAELIGVSLPLLLLGFGALFHPPALPEAATLAWFLAALLLVYAAYGLASIAHQSWGAALSQARAQRTRVTAVREGCGLVGVILAAGLTSVLGYEGLSLAFAACLLMAGALLLARAPRPALRRDSAALPAGAWRAPWRQRAFRWLFAILLVNGVAAAIPATLFLFFAGDYLRLGHYAGPFLIVYFCAAAASMPAWVALARRYGEARAWRGAMLLAASVFVWAYGLDAGAAWGFAAICLLSGLALGADLALPPALLAGLIGVAGHAGRQEAAYFGWWNWGVQMSLALAAGIVLPLLAWLGYVPGRDGGLPALSATYALLPCALKLLAALLLWRAPLQHIYSDSGHMEHRACVS
- a CDS encoding chalcone isomerase family protein — encoded protein: MRRFLVLALLSLTMLGARAAPPAFVSTDVPEARLAGEGDYTWFGMRIYRAQLWVGPRGYQGAASETAPFVLELRYARALDGKKIAEASHEQMQKLGVGTQQQRLAWLATMQRIFPDVKEGQRIAGAYRAGIAPGVRFYLDGQVLADVTDGDFARAFFAIWLSPSSTAPQLRAALLRSAAPLP
- a CDS encoding SAM-dependent methyltransferase, yielding MSSDSLPTSLDARSSQPLEHVRVPAAARMILRLLQELQFGALRLRTPDGSVLLYGDGGHPVTLDLHNWRLCAAVLRSGDIGFAETFIAGDWRTDNLPGLIELMVRNRAQIESLIYGNWWGNLMYKVRHVLNRNSRAGSKKNIHAHYDIGNAFYQLWLDPSMTYSSALFSEGASLQQAQAAKYARIAGQLRLQPGQRVLEIGCGWGGFAETAARDHGVHVTGLTLSTEQLAYARQRLHVAGLAAQADLQLCDYRDSHGQYDAIASIEMFEAVGQSYWPGYFDCVARNLKRGGRACIQTIVIADALFERYSKSTDFIQQYIFPGGMLPSPAEFCRAAEAQGLRVVDAFSFGLDYAETLRQWRASFLAQRAALDRQGFDGRFLLTWEFYLAYCEAAFEARNTDVMQFTLIKD
- a CDS encoding DUF1365 domain-containing protein, whose translation is MPRDPALPAMSQPQLCLGLVRHARLRPRAHAFSYGMFYLRLPLRSMGAHDFPARLIARNRANALSFRDSDHGDGSTPLLEWIDGLLRQHGVLDADGEIWLQAMPRVFGYVFNPVSFWFCHRADGALRAVLCDVRNTFGERHLYLLEQGAAIAYGSELRASKIFHVSPFCKVEGQYRFRFLRSSGKDGERHLAKVDYDDLDGPLLQTSLSGTAQPLRDAAIAWALLRYPLMTLGVMARIHWQALRLWLRRVPFFSKPLPPQEKVSR
- a CDS encoding NAD(P)/FAD-dependent oxidoreductase, with protein sequence MKIAVVGAGIAGLSCAYRLAQAGQDVTLYEAGAYFGGHSHTVDVTLDGATHGVDTGFLVFNHATYPQLVRLFDELGVEAADSDMSFSVKMPLGTSPCARVLEWAGASLDTVFAQRGNLLRPAFLRMLRDIVRFNRQASALATAALPAPALSLGEFLDLHGYGSEFRHWYLLPMAACIWSCPARQMLAFPLATFIRFCHNHGLLQVNDRPQWRTVRGGARVYVEKLLAGIPQQRLACPVLAVRRQPHGGARMVELHTAAGIDHVDHVVLACHSDQSLALLADLRDDERGVLAAVRYQPNRAVLHTDASCLPRRRKAWSAWNYQGRAVAAGEAPQVCVHYLLNQLQPLPFTTPVIVSLNPLDEPDPASVIDAFSYAHPVFDGAAIAAQARLAAFQGAQHTWFAGAWTGYGFHEDGLRSGLAVAEALNGMAAAELGRAA
- a CDS encoding MerR family transcriptional regulator; the protein is MDTDLQALQPPSAFSISDVERDTGLAKETLRVWERRYAFPQPQRDAFGERSYPAEQVQKLRMVKRLLDLGFRPGKIMQHSTLQLQQLASAGAAPPQQAQPQLEHYLALCRSHQMTELGDALRQALARLGLKAFTVDIIAPLTAMVGEAWACGELAVYEEHLYSETLQTVMRHAIFSLPQQSNPSLRTPRIVLSTLPQERHGLGLLMAEALCVAAGAHCMSLGVETPLTDIVAAARAQRADIVALSFSSASKERQTRDSLRQLQAGLPATVEVWAGGRSPALHKRPPPFLHVLDLRQVEESIADWRRRHQADALQTH